The following nucleotide sequence is from Hyphomicrobiales bacterium.
GATGCAGTTGAAGTGCTGCGTCAGTTTGATGAGGTCCTGATAGGATGAACGGTCGCCGACCCGCCGCCCGCGGTCGAGATCGGAGCAGTTCGGGGGACTGGAAACATTGATGAACACCATGCTGCGCCCACCGATGTGCAGGCGCTTCGCCGGATTGCGCGGCGTGATGTGGAAATCGCTCGGCGCGCGAGCCAGCATTTCCATGACGAAATCGCGCCCCATGCGCACCGTCGCCGTCTCCTCGTCGACGCTGCAGCCGGCCGCCTTGAGATGGGCCCGCGCCTCGGGATGGAGGAAATCGATGCCGATCTCCTCGAGCACGCGCATGGCACCGTCGTGCACCTTCGCAACGCCCTCCGCGCTCAATGGCTCGGTCGGCGCGTCGGAATTCTCCGGAATCACCCAGTCCAGCTGATGCAGCAGGCCGCCACGGTCGCTGCGGTCCGGCGAACTCGGGCGCCGTCCCCGTCGCCGCGCGCCCCGGCCCGCGCCGGCCGCCTCGTCGGCTGGGTTCTCGATTTCGTCGCTGCCGCCCATCGGTCGCTCCTTCGTCCTGCGCCTCGCCGACGGCTGGCGGTTCACCGCCGCGCGGCCTCGGTTTTCGTTCCGTTCAGATATCGTCCATGTCGAGCACGACTTTCGCCGCCTCGCCGGCCTTGATGGTGGAAAACGCCGTCTCGTATTCGGCGAACGCGAAGCGGTGCGTGATGACCGGCGTCACGTCGAGTCCGCTCTCCAGCATGGCCAGCATCTTGTACCAGGTCTCGAACATCTCCCGACCGTAGATTCCCTTGATAGTGAGGCCGTGGAAGATGACGGCGTTCCAGTCGATCGCGAAAGGTTCGGAGGGGATGCCGAGCAGCGCGATTTTCCCACCATGGTTCATCGCCGCGATCATGTCGCGCACCGCCGCGGGTGCTCCGGCCATCTCGAGGCCGACGTCGAATCCCTCCGTCATGCCGAGTTCGCCCATGACGTCGGCGAGTTTCTCGACCGTCGGATCGACCGCACGCGTGACGCCGAAGTCGGCCGCCGCCGCCCGCCGCTTCGGATTGGGATCGGTGATGACGACATGGCGCGCCCCGACGTGCCGCGCGATCGCCGCCGCCATGAGCCCGATCGGCCCCGCTCCGGTGATGAGCACGTCCTCGCCGACGAGATCGAACGAGAGTGCGGTGTGCACGGCGTTGCCGAGCGGATCGAGGATCGCGCCGACCTCGTCACTCACCGCGTCCGGCAGTCGGTAGACGTTGTGCTCGGGAATGGCGATGAGTTCGGTGAAGGCACCCGGCCGGTTGACGCCGACGCCCTTGGTGTTGCGGCAGAGATGCTCGCGGCCGGCCCGGCAGTTGCGGCAGCGCCGGCAGACGAGATGGCCTTCGCCCGCGACCCGGTCGCCGACCTTCACGCCTTCGACATCGGCCCCGACCGCCTCGACCACGCCCATGTACTCGTGTCCGACCACCAACGGCACGGGCACGGTCGCGGCCGCCCAGGCATCCCAGTTGTAGATGTGCATGTCGGTGCCGCAGATCGCCGCGCGCTTGACGCGGATGAGCACGTCGTCGGGGCCCGCGACGGGTTCCGGCACGTCCTCCACCCAGAGCCCGGGTTCACCGCGCGCCTTGACCAGTGCCCGCATGTCGTCCTCTCGAATTGTCTCGACCGGTTCGCCCCCGGAACGCGCCGCCTAAGCCGGCCCGATCTCCTGGCGTGCCGCCACGAATGCAGCAATAGCCGTGTCCAGGTCCTCGCGAGTGTGCGCCGCCGACATCTGGGTGCGGATTCGCGCCTTGCCGCGCGGCACCACCGGGAAGGAGAATGCCGTCACGTAAACCCCGCGCCGCAGCATCGCCTCGGCGAGCGCGACGGCCGACCGCGCCTCTCCGACCATCACCGGAACGATCGGGTGACCCGCTCCCGCAAGTTCGAAGCCGGCCGCCGCCATGCCGGCTCGGAAGTGCTGCGCATTCCCGGCGAGCCGCTCCCGCAGCGCACCCGATTCCGCGAGCAGATCCAGCGCTTCGAGCGTTGCCGCCACGATCATCGGGGCGAGCGAGTTGGAAAAGAGGTAGGGACGCGCGCGCTGGCGCAAGAGCTCGACGATCGGCCCCGGTCCGGCGATGTAGCCGCCGGACGCCCCGCCGAGCGCCTTTCCGAACGTGCCTGAAAGGAGTTGGACGCGCCCTTCGACGCCCATCGCCTCGGGCGTGCCTGCCCCGCGCGCGCCGACGAACCCGACAGCGTGCGAATCGTCCACCATGACCATTGCATCGTGGCGTTCGGCGAGATCGCAGATCGCCGGCAGGTCGGCGATGATGCCGTCCATGGAAAAAACGCCATCGGTCACGATCAGACGGTGCCGCGCATCCCGCGCCTCGATGAGCCTCGCTTCGAGTTCACCCATGTCGTTGTTGGCATAACGCAGCCGTCGCGCCTTCGAGAGCCTGACCCCGTCGATGATCGAGGCATGATTGAGCGCATCCGAGATGATCGCGTCCTCCTCCCCGAGCAGCGCTTCGAAGATGCCCGCATTGGCATCGAAGCAGGACGAAAAGAGGATCGCATCCTCGGTCCCGAGGAAGCCGGCGATGCGGCACTCCAGCTCGCGGTGCAGGTCCTGCGTACCGCAGAT
It contains:
- a CDS encoding glycine C-acetyltransferase; translated protein: MSGSLIASAREALETIEREGLRKVERVIVTPQSAHVEVATTDGVRPLLNLCANNYLGLADHPRLIAAAKRALDERGFGMASVRFICGTQDLHRELECRIAGFLGTEDAILFSSCFDANAGIFEALLGEEDAIISDALNHASIIDGVRLSKARRLRYANNDMGELEARLIEARDARHRLIVTDGVFSMDGIIADLPAICDLAERHDAMVMVDDSHAVGFVGARGAGTPEAMGVEGRVQLLSGTFGKALGGASGGYIAGPGPIVELLRQRARPYLFSNSLAPMIVAATLEALDLLAESGALRERLAGNAQHFRAGMAAAGFELAGAGHPIVPVMVGEARSAVALAEAMLRRGVYVTAFSFPVVPRGKARIRTQMSAAHTREDLDTAIAAFVAARQEIGPA
- a CDS encoding L-threonine 3-dehydrogenase: MRALVKARGEPGLWVEDVPEPVAGPDDVLIRVKRAAICGTDMHIYNWDAWAAATVPVPLVVGHEYMGVVEAVGADVEGVKVGDRVAGEGHLVCRRCRNCRAGREHLCRNTKGVGVNRPGAFTELIAIPEHNVYRLPDAVSDEVGAILDPLGNAVHTALSFDLVGEDVLITGAGPIGLMAAAIARHVGARHVVITDPNPKRRAAAADFGVTRAVDPTVEKLADVMGELGMTEGFDVGLEMAGAPAAVRDMIAAMNHGGKIALLGIPSEPFAIDWNAVIFHGLTIKGIYGREMFETWYKMLAMLESGLDVTPVITHRFAFAEYETAFSTIKAGEAAKVVLDMDDI